A section of the Gloeobacter violaceus PCC 7421 genome encodes:
- a CDS encoding Uma2 family endonuclease, whose protein sequence is MAGVSVGPRPFTVGEYHRMAEAGVFAPEENVELLEGRIIAMPPQGPLHASTVRRLLNALLALGLRMDRLLIEQPITLGENGEPVPDITVVEPDPENRFYAGGHPGANRVLLVIEVSDSTLDYDLGEKRGAYARAGIGEYWVVDVRGRRVHRHTEPIESNYADTSVHSQTDVLPLLGGSIPLHELFSD, encoded by the coding sequence GTGGCCGGTGTGTCTGTCGGTCCGAGGCCGTTTACAGTCGGCGAGTACCACCGCATGGCCGAAGCCGGTGTGTTCGCTCCGGAAGAAAACGTCGAATTGCTCGAAGGCCGGATCATTGCTATGCCTCCCCAAGGGCCACTGCACGCCTCCACAGTGCGCCGGTTGCTGAATGCCCTGCTCGCCCTGGGATTGCGCATGGATCGCCTGCTCATCGAGCAGCCGATTACCCTCGGCGAAAATGGCGAACCCGTCCCGGACATTACCGTCGTCGAGCCGGACCCCGAAAATCGGTTCTATGCCGGTGGCCATCCGGGCGCAAACCGCGTCCTGCTGGTGATTGAAGTTTCCGATTCGACCCTGGATTACGATCTGGGTGAAAAGCGTGGGGCTTACGCCCGTGCCGGCATCGGCGAGTACTGGGTGGTGGATGTGCGCGGTCGCCGCGTTCACCGACACACAGAACCCATCGAAAGCAATTACGCCGACACCTCGGTGCACTCGCAGACGGATGTCCTGCCTTTGCTCGGTGGAAGTATTCCCCTCCATGAGCTGTTTTCCGATTGA
- a CDS encoding DUF1345 domain-containing protein, with protein MIGVTLQVCDVQVTSGRWRRLVLVQSVLAFIFGTVILVFSINLVAGLV; from the coding sequence GTGATCGGCGTGACCCTCCAGGTCTGTGACGTGCAGGTCACCTCCGGAAGATGGCGGCGCCTGGTGCTGGTCCAGTCGGTTCTTGCATTTATCTTCGGCACGGTGATCCTGGTCTTCAGCATCAACCTGGTTGCCGGTCTGGTTTGA
- a CDS encoding serine/threonine-protein kinase, translating to MTPEQWQQLSEILGDALDYQGAERLAFLDGCKLEAEQRRFIDQLLTIHEQQPDFLSAPMLSLLAGLADEAVPVGAPLRAGQRLGAYRVVRELGRGGMGVVFLAERADGQFQKQVCIKVLQTGWAAALQVGRFLSERQILANLEHPYIARLIDGGSTEAGVPYLVMEFVDGMPIDRYCEAQQLGLRPRLELFSKVCQAVQYAHTCRVIHRDLKPSNILVNCEGEPRLLDFGIAKLLDPQGRSSEPTRTDLRVLTPRYASPEQIAGAELTPASDVYALGVVLYELITGQRPAGAQAAASYELAWTLSDQTALLPSRAVGEQPTRAFAPAAAEGGAQGLSRQLEGALDRIVLRSLSKPLDRRYATVGELLTEVRRYLDGAERTGMRPWPAGALARAVAVVALNGAAFWVANELTARSLLAGPGWFAAAGLALLAGMMIYGLAEAPRASGRRRRLAVGTVLLELGLLAGLFWAANPFVRLLSNPPNHAIAVLPFVNLGGDKQSAYFSAGMAVDITNQLGKIADLKVIASSAAAQYAESPKSLGEIARELGVSSVLTGSVRREGNKVRIVSQLVDPATGEQLWSGDYDRQLSDVFKIQEDVAQQIAGRLQAKLSPAEKERVTQTPTGNITAYDYYLKGREYFERGRNAENDLAIELFKRALALEPNYALAHAALGNAYFRKAVDYSQGDVWLEASLGASRKALAIDPQLGEAHRALGNGLRGKGFFRKAQDAYRRAIALAPNNAAALGSYGSVNFIRCELEEGVNWTLRAVALDPLSTPLQTNLGDFFTILGDDARARQALEAAVTLRPDDAYALWKWSQFYLLNGNFEAARQTARRLIEAEPRQLSGLYAAGDVERFAGNRSQARAYYRRILQGSGDLLAGTGYLLPTTVLGELAWRDSRRTEAKALLERSLKLDKAAIARGNEDSFYRFDLAAVYAVQGKRDEALRWLRAAVDEGYCHYRFLRREPVFASLHSDSEFLQLLKALEQRVEAMRVRVANL from the coding sequence ATGACGCCCGAGCAGTGGCAACAGCTGAGCGAAATTCTCGGGGATGCCCTGGACTACCAGGGAGCCGAACGGCTTGCCTTTCTCGATGGCTGTAAGCTCGAAGCGGAACAGCGCCGATTTATCGACCAGTTGCTCACTATCCACGAGCAGCAGCCCGATTTTTTGAGCGCGCCAATGTTGAGTTTGCTCGCCGGGCTCGCAGATGAGGCAGTACCGGTGGGTGCTCCGCTGCGCGCCGGTCAACGCCTGGGGGCCTATCGGGTGGTGCGCGAGTTGGGGCGAGGCGGCATGGGGGTGGTATTTCTGGCCGAGCGCGCCGACGGTCAGTTCCAAAAACAAGTCTGTATCAAGGTGTTGCAGACCGGTTGGGCAGCAGCGCTGCAGGTGGGCCGCTTTTTGAGCGAAAGGCAGATCCTGGCCAATCTGGAACATCCCTATATCGCCAGGCTGATCGACGGCGGCAGCACCGAGGCGGGGGTGCCCTATCTGGTGATGGAATTTGTCGACGGCATGCCCATCGATCGCTATTGCGAAGCTCAGCAGCTCGGCTTGAGACCGCGCCTGGAACTATTTTCCAAAGTCTGCCAGGCGGTGCAGTACGCCCACACCTGCCGGGTCATTCACCGCGACCTCAAACCGAGCAACATCCTGGTCAACTGCGAAGGCGAGCCGCGCTTGCTCGATTTTGGGATCGCCAAGCTGCTCGACCCCCAGGGGCGATCCTCCGAGCCGACCCGCACCGATCTGCGGGTGCTCACGCCGCGCTACGCCTCGCCCGAGCAGATTGCCGGGGCCGAATTGACCCCGGCAAGCGATGTGTACGCCCTCGGGGTGGTGCTGTACGAACTGATCACCGGTCAGCGGCCGGCGGGAGCCCAGGCGGCGGCCAGTTACGAATTGGCCTGGACTCTGAGCGATCAGACAGCACTACTGCCGAGCCGGGCGGTGGGCGAGCAGCCCACCCGGGCGTTTGCCCCGGCAGCCGCCGAGGGCGGCGCACAGGGCCTGAGCCGCCAATTGGAAGGTGCCCTCGACCGCATCGTGCTCCGGTCACTTAGCAAACCACTCGACCGGCGCTACGCGACGGTGGGTGAGCTGCTCACGGAGGTGCGCCGCTACCTGGATGGAGCCGAGCGGACGGGGATGCGCCCCTGGCCCGCAGGCGCGCTCGCACGGGCGGTGGCGGTGGTGGCGCTCAATGGCGCCGCCTTTTGGGTGGCCAACGAACTGACCGCCCGCAGTCTGCTTGCCGGACCCGGGTGGTTCGCCGCCGCCGGACTCGCTCTTTTGGCTGGAATGATGATCTACGGGCTTGCCGAGGCGCCGCGCGCCTCCGGGCGGCGGCGGAGACTGGCGGTAGGGACGGTGCTGTTGGAACTGGGGTTGCTTGCCGGACTATTTTGGGCGGCCAATCCCTTCGTGCGCCTGCTGTCGAATCCTCCGAACCACGCAATTGCGGTGTTGCCCTTCGTCAATCTGGGCGGCGACAAACAAAGCGCCTACTTTAGCGCCGGGATGGCCGTGGATATTACCAATCAACTGGGCAAGATTGCCGACTTGAAGGTGATCGCCAGCTCCGCCGCCGCCCAGTACGCCGAGAGCCCCAAAAGCCTCGGTGAAATCGCCCGGGAGCTGGGAGTCAGCAGCGTGCTGACCGGCAGTGTGCGCCGCGAGGGCAACAAAGTGCGCATCGTCAGTCAACTCGTCGACCCCGCCACCGGCGAGCAGCTGTGGTCCGGAGATTACGACCGACAACTGAGCGATGTATTTAAGATTCAAGAGGACGTGGCGCAGCAGATTGCCGGCCGATTGCAGGCAAAACTGTCGCCGGCCGAAAAAGAGCGTGTCACCCAGACACCCACCGGCAATATCACCGCCTACGACTACTACCTCAAGGGGCGCGAGTACTTCGAGCGCGGCCGCAACGCCGAAAACGACCTGGCCATCGAACTGTTCAAGCGGGCACTGGCGCTCGAACCGAATTACGCCCTCGCCCACGCCGCCTTGGGTAACGCCTACTTTCGCAAGGCGGTCGATTACAGCCAGGGCGATGTCTGGCTGGAGGCGTCCCTGGGGGCCAGCCGCAAGGCCCTCGCCATCGACCCGCAGCTTGGAGAGGCGCACCGCGCCCTGGGTAACGGTCTGCGCGGCAAGGGTTTTTTTCGCAAGGCCCAAGATGCCTACCGCCGGGCCATCGCCCTGGCCCCCAACAACGCCGCCGCCCTGGGAAGCTACGGTTCGGTCAATTTCATCCGCTGCGAATTGGAGGAGGGTGTGAACTGGACCCTCAGGGCGGTCGCCCTCGATCCGCTCAGCACGCCCCTGCAGACTAACTTGGGCGATTTTTTTACGATTTTGGGCGACGACGCCCGGGCGCGTCAGGCCCTCGAAGCGGCGGTTACGCTTCGACCCGACGACGCCTACGCCCTCTGGAAGTGGAGCCAGTTTTATTTGCTGAACGGCAACTTTGAGGCGGCCAGACAAACCGCCCGACGACTGATCGAAGCCGAACCGCGGCAGTTGTCGGGTCTATACGCCGCCGGGGATGTCGAACGCTTCGCGGGGAACCGGTCCCAGGCCCGTGCTTATTATCGGCGCATTCTTCAGGGATCCGGCGATTTGCTGGCCGGCACGGGCTATCTGCTGCCGACGACGGTGCTGGGTGAGCTCGCCTGGCGCGATAGCCGGCGCACCGAGGCAAAGGCTCTGCTTGAGCGCAGTTTGAAGCTCGACAAGGCGGCGATCGCCCGGGGCAACGAAGATTCGTTTTATCGCTTCGACCTCGCGGCGGTCTACGCGGTGCAGGGTAAGCGCGACGAAGCCCTGCGCTGGCTGCGCGCGGCCGTGGACGAGGGCTACTGTCATTACCGCTTTTTGCGGCGGGAGCCGGTTTTCGCTTCGCTGCACAGCGACAGCGAATTTTTGCAGCTTCTCAAGGCTCTCGAACAGCGGGTGGAAGCGATGCGGGTGCGGGTGGCCAACCTGTGA
- a CDS encoding zinc ribbon domain-containing protein, which yields MFLSTLEWTCRKRGVFFARVDPKGTSQTCPQCGVHTGKKDLSVRVHECLACGYTTDRDVAAAQVLLQRGLGVVGATRAVGRTAPTLVAAAGYAVKKPVEATGIPGQ from the coding sequence ATGTTTCTCTCGACGCTGGAATGGACCTGCCGCAAGCGCGGTGTCTTCTTTGCCAGGGTGGACCCCAAAGGTACGAGCCAGACCTGCCCGCAGTGCGGCGTGCATACGGGCAAGAAAGACTTGAGTGTTCGGGTACACGAGTGCCTGGCGTGTGGATACACGACAGACCGCGACGTGGCAGCCGCCCAAGTGCTCTTGCAGCGTGGTCTGGGGGTCGTTGGGGCAACTCGGGCCGTTGGGAGAACGGCCCCGACCCTGGTTGCGGCGGCGGGATACGCCGTCAAGAAGCCTGTGGAGGCCACCGGAATACCGGGCCAGTGA
- a CDS encoding RNA-guided endonuclease InsQ/TnpB family protein translates to MLMNFKYRLEPTTEQASTLQCWFETSRRVWNFVLAERKDWINSRKAPLNACSIRSEFIIAADAPWPTYARQCKALTLARKHNPHLQAVHSQVLQQVLQQLEKAFISMREGGLGFPRFKKPGRLRSICFPQFASAPVRGERLKVPTIGYVRMRLSRSIPEGFRVKQVRVLRRASGWYAVMAIQSDAALSEAQPHGEAIGIDLGLHHFAAFSDGELVHRPKFFVDAQSKLKLLQRRVSRKKRGSNNWRKVQQKVARLHERIGNLRKEFHRQPAHRLCDRAGTIFAEDLGCQALAASMLAKHVLDAG, encoded by the coding sequence ATGCTGATGAACTTCAAGTATCGATTGGAGCCGACCACTGAGCAGGCCAGCACACTGCAATGCTGGTTTGAGACTTCTCGGCGCGTCTGGAACTTTGTGCTGGCCGAGCGCAAAGACTGGATTAACTCTCGCAAGGCTCCGCTCAATGCTTGTTCGATACGTTCGGAATTCATCATTGCTGCCGATGCACCCTGGCCCACCTATGCCCGCCAGTGCAAAGCTCTCACCCTAGCCAGAAAGCACAACCCTCACCTTCAGGCTGTCCACTCCCAGGTGTTGCAACAGGTACTCCAGCAGTTGGAGAAGGCGTTCATCTCAATGCGCGAAGGTGGTTTGGGCTTTCCCAGATTCAAGAAGCCCGGCCGATTGCGTTCTATCTGTTTTCCGCAGTTTGCGAGCGCTCCGGTACGCGGCGAGCGCTTGAAGGTGCCCACCATCGGCTATGTGAGGATGCGCCTGTCTCGAAGCATCCCCGAGGGTTTTCGGGTCAAGCAGGTGAGAGTGCTCAGACGCGCTTCCGGCTGGTACGCGGTGATGGCGATTCAGTCGGATGCCGCATTGAGCGAGGCCCAACCCCACGGCGAGGCGATCGGTATCGATCTGGGGTTGCACCATTTCGCGGCCTTCTCGGACGGCGAACTTGTCCACCGGCCCAAGTTTTTTGTCGATGCCCAAAGCAAGCTGAAATTGCTGCAACGCCGGGTATCGCGCAAAAAGCGCGGGTCCAATAATTGGAGGAAAGTACAACAAAAAGTAGCTCGACTACACGAGCGCATCGGTAATCTGCGCAAAGAGTTTCACCGTCAGCCGGCCCATCGTCTGTGCGACAGAGCAGGGACGATCTTCGCGGAAGATTTGGGTTGCCAGGCCCTGGCGGCATCGATGCTGGCCAAACACGTCCTTGATGCCGGATAG
- a CDS encoding nitrate reductase associated protein has protein sequence MHPDALLFFEQDFWPELDCIPMGVRYKLDLCATKVSLRHWQLLATAEREELIALACENGEQVDRYRERLGALARQHDFPLVPIDPDPAPWQAEVPRLAMEAPLWRAMNPFERFVCLKAQASSKQAELLPRVLALLKERYPVPAGRPGGEAR, from the coding sequence ATGCACCCGGATGCGCTGCTGTTTTTTGAACAGGACTTCTGGCCCGAACTGGACTGCATTCCGATGGGAGTGCGCTACAAGCTCGATCTGTGCGCCACCAAAGTGAGCCTGCGCCACTGGCAGCTCCTCGCAACCGCCGAGCGCGAAGAACTGATCGCCCTGGCCTGCGAAAATGGGGAGCAAGTCGACCGTTATCGCGAACGGCTGGGCGCGTTGGCCCGTCAGCACGACTTTCCCCTGGTGCCCATCGATCCCGACCCGGCTCCCTGGCAGGCCGAGGTACCCCGCCTCGCGATGGAAGCGCCCCTTTGGCGGGCGATGAACCCCTTTGAGCGATTCGTCTGCCTCAAGGCCCAGGCCTCGAGCAAACAGGCCGAGTTGCTTCCCCGGGTGCTGGCCCTTCTTAAAGAGCGCTACCCGGTTCCGGCAGGGCGACCTGGCGGGGAAGCTCGATAA